GGTGTAGTCGGCCGCGGACCGCCGGATCCCGTCGTTCCCCTCCTCGTACGTCACGAAGGGGATGGGGTTGGTGTCGGACCGGAAGGGCGTACCGGTCAGGGCCAGCCGCCGGGTCGCGGGCTCGAAGGCCTCCAGGCAGGCCTCGCCCCAGGACTTGCTGTCACCGGCGTGGTGGATCTCGTCGAGGATGACGAGCGTCTTGCGCTGCTCCACGCGGTTGCGGTGCAGCATGGGCCGGACACCGACACCGGCGTACGTCACGGCGACGCCGTGGTACTCCCGGCCGAGCGGCCCGGCGCTGTACTCCGGGTCGAGCTTGATCCCTATCCGCGCCGCGGCCTCGGCCCACTGCTTCTTCAAGTGCTCGGTCGGGGCGACGACGGTCACCTGCTGCACGACGTGGTGGTGCAGCATCCAGGAGGCCAGCGTCAGCGCGAAGGTCGTCTTGCCGGCGCCGGGGGTGGCGACCGCGAGGAAGTCCCGCGGCTGCTCCTGGATGTACTTCTCCATCGCGCCCTGCTGCCAGGCTCGCAGCTTGCTTGCGGTACCCCAGGGGGCGCGGCCGGGGAACGCCGGGGACAGGTGGTGCGAGGCGGAACTGGTGCCGGCGGTGGTAGTCACGGTCTCCGTTGGGGGTCGGGCGGCTCGTGCGAGGGAGCCTGACGGCTCGGCTACGTATGACAACCGGGCCACCCTACCGGCGCCCCGAGCCGCCCCACGCGCGGACCGGGCCGGGTCACCGGTGGGTGGGACCGACGTCACAGCCCTCCGGGGCGCCACGGCGACTCGCTCCGCCGGTGTACGGCCGGTGTTCCCGCAGCCCGCCGGTCTACGGCCGGTGTTCCCTCAGCCGGGTCGACACCCAGGCGCCGACGAGGGCCACCGCCGCCATCGGCAGGAACACGGCGGTGAAGGCGGCCGGGTGGGAGCCGGAGGTGTGGGTGGCCGTGTGGGACACCGCGCCGCCGCCCAGCGCGGCGAAGGCGGCGCCGCCGGCGGACAGCAGGACGACGTTGGAGAGGCCGTCGGAGATCTGCAGGGCGGCGGAGTTGCTGCCGGCCTCCTCGGGGGCGGAGAGCTTGAGCAGGAGCACGCTGGTGGAAGAGATCACGAGCCCCATCCCGAAGCAGCCGAAGGCCCAGGCGACGGCCAGGGTCCAGACGGGCACGGACTCGATCAGCACACTCGGCGCGGCGGCGACGGCCGCCGCGACCAGCAGCATCCCGAGCGTGGTCAGCCGCTCCCGGTACGGCTCCATCCGCGACCGCGACTGCACCCACGAGCCCAGCGCCCACGTGCCCCCGCCCGCGGCGAGCGAGAACCCGGCCAGCGTCGGGCTGAGCCCGCGCTGCGTGACGAGCATCAGCGGCACGAACGACTCCGCGGCGATGAAGGACCCCGCGGCGACGCCGCGCAGCAGCACGACCGACGGCAGTCCGCGCGCGGCCCGGTACGTGCCGCGTGGGAGCAGCCCGAGCACGGCGGGCACGAGCAGGGCCACGCCGACGACGCCGGGCAGCAGCGAGAGCGGACGCAGGTCCTGGGCAGCGTACTGAAGCAGCCCGGCACCGAGGGAGATACCCAGGGCTAGCCGGATACGCCGACGGTCGAAGGCGGCGTTCGGTTCGGCGGGCGGGGCGGGCGGGGCGGACGGGTCGGCCGGCGGGGCGGGCCGGTCTGTCGGCGGGGCGGGGTCCGACGTAACGGGCCGGTCGGCCGTCCCGGCAGGGTCCGGCGTGACGGGCCGGTCGGTCCTCCCGGCAGGGTCCGGCGTGACGGGCCGGTCGGCCGTCCCGGCGGGGTCCGGCGTAACGGGCCGGTCAGCCGTCCCGGCGAGGTCCGGCGTAACGGGCCGGTCAGCCGTCCCGGCAGGGTCCGGCGTAACGGGCCGGTCGGTCGTCCCGGCAGGGTCCGACGTGACACACCGGTCGGTCGTCCCGGCGGGGCCCGGCGTGACGGGCCGGTCGGCGAGGGCGGTCCGTTCCGCGGGGACGGGGAGGTCGGCACTCGGCGCCGTGGCGGGCCCGGCGGCGGTGTGCTGCGCCGGCCCGGACGCCCGGCGCCGTATCTGCGGCAGCGCGAGCGCGAGCGGGAAGACGACGAGCACGGGTATCCCCACGAACACCCATCGCCACCCCAACTGCTCGGTCACCGTGCCGGCGGCGAGCGGACCGACGATCGACGGAAGCACCCAGCTCGCGGCGAACGCGGCCATGATGGCGGGCCGCAACCGCTCCGGATAGGCCCGCCCGACCACGACGTACAGCGCGACGATCACCAGCCCGCCGCCGAACCCCTGCACGGCCCGGCCCAGGATGAACACCCACATCGTGCCGGCGGTCCCCGACAACAGCAGCCCCGCCCCGAAGGAGGCGATGCCCGTCGTCAACGGGCCGAGGGGGCCGCGCCGGTCCGACCACTGACCGGAGAGCACCATCCCGAACAGACTGGTCGTGAAGTACCCGGAGAACGCGAACGCGTAGAGGGACACCCCGTCGAGTTCCCGTGCGGCGACGGGCATCGCCGTCCCCACGGCGGTGGCCTCGAAGGCGATGAGCAGCACGACGGAGACGATCCCGACGCTCAACGCCCGGTACGCCGCCCCCAACACGCCCGCTTGCCGCTCTTCGGCAACGGAGGGCAGGTCAGCGGCCTCCACGACATCGGCATCACGCGGCTGCTTCGGGATGGTCATGCCCGCCAGCGTAAGGTCCAAGCCCCACTTTGACCCCTGTCCGAAGACGGTCCCCCTCTAGGACCTTGGTCGTACACCCCTCTCCCCGGCCACCCCCTTCATGAACGGCGTATGGCAGTCACGTTGCAGCCCCCGCGATCCCCTTGAGCCCCACCCCACCCCGCCATACGGTCACTACACCGAGTCCGACCACGGCCGCACGCCGCCCGGTTCGCACTCGCCCGGCCGTGTGCCCGAGTGGTTCAGGGGCTCGCCTGCAAAGCGAGTTACGCGGGTTCAAATCCCGCCACGGCCTCCAGCGTCAGCCCGCCGAGCAGAGCCCCCCGCTCGGGCAGAACATGACCCACGTGTAGTTGTAACCGGTCCGCACCGTCACGGGATTCGGTGCTGGTCCGTCATTGATGTAGGACCCCGTGTCGGGTGTGGCGGTGAAGGTGACCGTGGTTCCTACCTGGAAACTCGCGGTGCACGTGCCGGTCGGGTTCGGCTGCGGGTCGTTGGAGGCGTAGGGGTCCCACGCCTCCTGGTGGCAGTTGATCCCGGCCGGCTGGCTGGTGATGGTGCCGCCGCCCCAGCCGTCGCTGACGTACGCGGACAGTTGAGCGGTGGTCTGGGCCTGGGCCGGGGCCACGGAGGCGATCGCGGCGGCAGTGGCGAGCGCGGTGAGAACTCCTGTCACGCGCCAGGCGCCGGTTCTGTTCTTCCTCATGGGAGGCTCCTCGGATCGAACATCTCGACCCCTCTGACCAGCCTATTGGTCCTCTCGGGGATCTGCTACGGGAGCGCGGCCCAGGGCGCCGCCACCTCACGTCGGCCGGAGGCTCGCGGCGTGTTCGCAAACTCGTGCACAACCCCAAGTGCCTCTCAGACGTCCAGAACATGACCGGTAGCCCATGCTCCGGTCGTCGTCCCTTCCGGGGACGACGAGGAAACCCCCACGAGGAGAACCACCGTGCGCCTCCGCCCCTCGGCAGCCGTCCTGGCCGCTGCCGTGATCGCCGTTGCCGGTCCCGCTGTCGCCGCGCCCGTGGCGCAGGCCGAGGAGGGTGAGCCCGAGTTGGTCGTGTCGGCGCTGCCGTCCGCCGCTCCCAAGCCGGGCGAGGTGTACGACAAGTCCGTCACCCTCACCAACAAGGGCACGGCCGCCGTGGACGGGGTCACCTTCCGGGTGCGTCTGACGCGGGGTCTCGACTTCCCCGAGCAGGTGAAGGGCTGCACCTACTCGACCGTCAAGGACCAGGTCAGGCAGGCGGTCTGTGAGCTCGACACGGTCGTCGAGCCCGGTGCCTCGGTCACGACGCCCGTGCGGTTCAAGGCGCTGGACAAGGCCCTGATGGAGGCCGTCGAGTACGGCACGAGCGCGACCGGGGGCGCCCCGGGCGAGGGGTTCGACGACAGTTACCGGCGGCTCACCCTGACCGCGGACAACACCGCCGATCTCGTCGCCGTCGGCGAGGAGATGGAGGCGCTGGCCGGCGGGGAGCAGTCGGTCACGGCGACCCTGCGCAACGACGGCCCCGGCTGGGTGCAGAACCAGGAGAGCGACGACCTCCCGGGCCTGCTGGTGCAGATACCGCCGGGCACCGTGGCCATCGGCGTGCCGAAGGACTGCGCGCCGTTCGGGATCGACGGGCCGAGCGGGCCGCAGGGGACCACGGGCAAGCCCAAGTACGTCTGCTGGCCGCAGGACGGGACCATCGACGCCGGCCAGTCGCTGGCGTACACCTTCATGCTGAAGATCGAAAAGTCCACGCAGGACACCGAGGGTGAGATCAAGGCGTCGTCCGTCTACGGCACCGCCCCCGCGTACGACACGAACCGTGCCAACAACACGGCCATGATCGGCATCGATGTGCCGAGCGACTACGAGCCCGGGCCGAGCCCCTCGGACGGCGCCGACGGCGGCTCCGGCAACGGCGGGAACGGCAACGCCCCCGAGGGCCAGGCCGCGGGCGGCACGGGCGCCACGGCCTCCCCGTCGGCCTCGGCCTCGACCGGCACGACGACCGGCGGCTCCACCGGCACCACGACCGGCAGCACCACCGGCGGCAACCTCGCCAGCACCGGCTCCGACGGCACCCCGCTCCTCGCCGGTGCCGCGGCCGCCGCCGCGGTGCTCGGTGGCGGTCTGGTCTTCGCCGTCCGCCGCCGCGGCGCCGCCAAGTCCGCCTGACGGCAGGCCCGTCAGAGCACCCCGCCGGCCTCGTCCTGGAACGCGTCCGTCCAGTAGTGGCGGACCGTTCTGCCGGCACTCACGCCCGTCGGGTCCACCGTCGACAGGACCTGAAGCATCGTCATGGCCAGCTGGTCGTAGGTCTCGGTCGTCAGCTCGTGGGACGACTGGGCGTCGATCGCTCGCTCTCGGTGCAGGAGCCAGAGGGTGAAGGCGAGGGTCGACACGTCCGTGTTGAGCGGGTACAGCGTCGCCTCGGGTTCGCTCCAGTTCAGGACCGCGCCCGTCGCGCCGTCGATGACCAGGCTGTTGTCCTCGACCAGGTGGCCGAGGCGGATCAGCCGATGGGCCCCGGCGGGGAGTTCCGCGGGGGCGTCACCGTCGGCGTGGTACTCGGCGAGCGTCGCCAGGGGGACGTCCGTGTCCAGGGAGAAGACGTGGGCGTCCTCCGGCAGGCCCACCTCGCGCAGGAAGCGGCGGGTCGGTTCGTGCGTGAGGGTCGCGGGGAAGTCGACGTCCTCGAAGCGGACCGTCCTGCCGGGGCCGAACTCCTGGTCCAGCAGGCGGTGCGGGAGGTCCAGGGAGAGGCCGGACGCGCCGCCCCGGCCCGCCACCAGGGACAGCGGGCGGATCAGCGCCGCCATCTTCCAGAACGGGGCCGGTTCGCCGTCCGCGCCGTCGCGGAACACCGCCAGCAAGTGCTGGGACGCCTGCGCCACCGCCTTGGGGCCGTAGCGGCCCGCGTAGGAGGCGAACTGGCCGCGCAGGCCCGCCAGTTCGTCCGTGGCCTCCGCGAAGCGGACCAGCGTCCGCAGGGACGGGGCCAGGGGGCGGCGGTCCATCAGGTCGGGGCGGTCGCGCAGGACGTACGTCGTCGAGATCTCGCCCGTCGCGCCGTCGAGCAGGACCGACTCCGTCTCCAGGCCGCCGGGGCCCAGCAGTCCGCCTATCACCAGCTGCTCGCGCAGTTCCGCCGCGAGGCGGTCGTCCGGGTCGCCCGTCGAGTCGGCCACCGTGCGCAGGCCCTCGCGGCTCAGCTCGGCGAAGCTCAGCACGCCGCTGTCGCAGGGCAGTCCGGGGCCGGTCAGCCAGTGCCGCGTGGACGCGTGCGTCACCCACGGGTCCAGCTCGGACTCGGTCAGGGTGATCACCGCGGAACCGGTATCGGTCGTACTCATGGGCTCCCCCGCATGTGCTTGCTCACCGTCCCCTGGCGGAGCACGGCGGACCGCCCGGCGAAGCCCGGCAGCCGTTCCCCACTGCCCAGAACAGTACGCGCCACCACTGACAACGCCCCGGACCGGCGACGCGCGCCCGGCGACCACGCCGCGTCACCCCACAAGACGCTCGGAGCACCCCCGCGCGTTCCCTTTCCGCCCAACTGCCTCGGCCACCGCACGGAATGCCTCAGCTTCCGCCCAACTGCCTCGGCTTGCGCGCGGAATGCCTCAGCCCCGTTCCGTCACCACCGCGGCCTGGGGGCGGATCGGGAGGCGGTTCACGGGACGGCCCGTCGCGGCCCGGACGGCAGACGCGACGGCCGCCGGGGACGTCACCACCGGCACCGCGCTGACGGCCTTGGCCCCGAAGGGTGCGACCACGTCGCGTTCCTCGACCAGCCGGACGATGCGGATGTCGGGCGCGTCGAGGGCGGTCGGGAGGGCGTAGCCGGTCAGGTCGGGGTGGCGGACGATGCCGCGCGGCGTGCGGAGGTTCTCGGTGAGGGCGATGCCCACGCCCTGCGTCACACCCGCCTCGATCCGGGCGGCGAGCTGGGCCGGGTTGAGGACGCGGCCCACGTCCTGGGCGACGGCCAGTTCCACGACCCGTACGGAACCGATCTCGATGTCCACGTCCACCACCGCGCGGATCGCGCAGAAGGCCATGCCCACGAACGCGTCGCCCTGGCCGGTCTCGTTCAGCGGCTCGGTCGGGTGCGGGCGGCACTGGGCGGTGGCCCACAGTTCCTTGCCGTCCAGCGCCTCGGTGACGGTCGTGGAGAGGACCCCGTCGTACGACGTGATCTTCCCGTCGGTGATCTGGAGCAGCTCCGTCGACATGCCGAACTTGTGGGCGAGCGGCTGGAGGAGCTGGGTGCGGACCATCTTCGCAGCGCGTTCCACCGCGCCGCCCGAGACCCAGGTGTGGCGGCCGCGGCATCCCGCGCCCGCCGGGGGCTGGTCGGTGTCGACCGGCGCCACGTGCACCTCGTCGACGCCGAGCGTCTCCTGGACGATCTGCCGGGCCAGGGTGGTGAAGCCCTGGCCGGTCTCGACGGCCGCGCACAGCACCGTCGCGACGCCGTCGTGGACCTTCACGGTCGCCGTGGAGACCTCGTCCGCGCCCTCCGCGCCGAGCATGTGCACCATGCCCACGCCGTAGCCCACGCCCCGGCGCACGGCGCCCGGTTCGCCCGCGCCCTCGGGTCCGCCGGGCAGCAGCCACTCGTCCTCGGGCGTGTCCTTGGGCAGCGGCGGCAGCTCGACGTCCCGCACGGCCTGGAGAAGTTCGGCTACGGGGGCCGGGCAGGTCACGGTCTGGCCGGTCGGCAGCACGTCACCGGTCGCCAGCGCGTTGCGCAGCCGCACCTCCGCCGGATCGAGGCCGAGCTTCTTGGCGATCTTGTCCATCTGGGCCTCGTAGGCGGCGCAGACCTGCATGGCGCCTTCGCCGCGTACATGGCCGGACGGGGGGTTGTTGGTGCGTACGGCCCAGCCCTCGATGAAGGCGTTCGGGACGACGTAGGGGCCGCAGGCGAAGGCGACGGCGGCGGCCAGGGCCTCGGAGGAGGTGTCGGCGTAGGCGCCCGCGTCGAGCAGGATCTGCGCCTCGACCTTGACGAGTCTGCCCTCGCCGTCGGCGTGGTGGCGGTAGCGCAGCAGGGTCGGGTGCCGGTGGACGTGGCCGAGGAAGGACTCCTCGCGCGTGGCGGTGAGTTTCACCGGGCAGCCGGTGCGCAGCGCGAGCAGGCCGAGCGGGAGCTGGAAGCCCTGGTCCTCGCGGTCGGCGGTGGCGCCGGGCACGCCGGTCACGACGACCTTGACGCGCTCGGGTTCCAGGCCGAACGCGGCGGCGGCCGCGTCGCGGTCGGCGTGCGGGTCGGTGGAGGCGAGGTACAGCTCCACCCCGCCGTCCGGGCGCGGCACGGCGAGGCCGGCCTCGGCGCCGATGGGCGCGGGGTCCTGGCGTCCGATGCGGTACAGGCCCTCGACGACGATCTCGCCGGCCGCCTCCGGGTCGCCGTGGCGCAGCGGGATGTGCCGGATCAGGTTGCCGTCGGGGTGCAGCGGCTCCGCCTCGAAGGCCTGCTCCGGGTCGGTGACCGGGTCCAGCACCTCGTACTCGACGATGACGGCGGCGGCCGCCATGCGCGCGGTGTCCGGGTGGTCGGCGGCGACGGCGGCGATGGGCTCGCCGTGGTGGCGCACGACCTCGGAGGCGAAGACGGGGCGGTCGGCCGTGCCGCGGCCGTGCAACGGACGGCCGGGGATGTCCTCGTGGGTGACGACGGCGCGGACGCCGGGCATCTCGCGCGCGTGGGTGGTGTCGATGGACAGGATGCGCGCGTGCGGGTGCGGTGAGCGCAGGACGGCCGCCCACAGCAGGCCCTCGGCCCACAGGTCGGCGGCGTACGGGAAGGTGCCCTCCGTCTTGGCGCGGGCGTCGGCGGGCGGGAGCGAGGCGCCGATGCCGTGCGGAAGCGGTTCGGGGGCGGGCGCCGCGGCCGGGGCGGTGGCTGCTTCGTTGCTCACGCGGGGCCTCCGTCCCGGCCGTAGGGCTGGTCGTGCGCTTCTGGGGAGTGCGGTTGCGGGGTGTGCGGTTCCGGGGGCGCTCCGAAGGCCGATGCGTTCACGCCACCGGCGCCCGGGCCCGCCTGGTTCGGGATGCGGGGTTCGTCGGAGTCGCCGTCGGCGGGCGCGGAGTGGGCCTCGCGTTCGGCGACGACGTCCTTGACGGCGTCCACCACGCCCCGGTAGCCGGAGCAGCGGCACAGGTTGCCGCACAGTGCCTGGCGGGTCTCCAGCTCGCTGGGCG
The Streptomyces tuirus genome window above contains:
- a CDS encoding MFS transporter, which encodes MTIPKQPRDADVVEAADLPSVAEERQAGVLGAAYRALSVGIVSVVLLIAFEATAVGTAMPVAARELDGVSLYAFAFSGYFTTSLFGMVLSGQWSDRRGPLGPLTTGIASFGAGLLLSGTAGTMWVFILGRAVQGFGGGLVIVALYVVVGRAYPERLRPAIMAAFAASWVLPSIVGPLAAGTVTEQLGWRWVFVGIPVLVVFPLALALPQIRRRASGPAQHTAAGPATAPSADLPVPAERTALADRPVTPGPAGTTDRCVTSDPAGTTDRPVTPDPAGTADRPVTPDLAGTADRPVTPDPAGTADRPVTPDPAGRTDRPVTPDPAGTADRPVTSDPAPPTDRPAPPADPSAPPAPPAEPNAAFDRRRIRLALGISLGAGLLQYAAQDLRPLSLLPGVVGVALLVPAVLGLLPRGTYRAARGLPSVVLLRGVAAGSFIAAESFVPLMLVTQRGLSPTLAGFSLAAGGGTWALGSWVQSRSRMEPYRERLTTLGMLLVAAAVAAAPSVLIESVPVWTLAVAWAFGCFGMGLVISSTSVLLLKLSAPEEAGSNSAALQISDGLSNVVLLSAGGAAFAALGGGAVSHTATHTSGSHPAAFTAVFLPMAAVALVGAWVSTRLREHRP
- a CDS encoding LPXTG cell wall anchor domain-containing protein, whose protein sequence is MRLRPSAAVLAAAVIAVAGPAVAAPVAQAEEGEPELVVSALPSAAPKPGEVYDKSVTLTNKGTAAVDGVTFRVRLTRGLDFPEQVKGCTYSTVKDQVRQAVCELDTVVEPGASVTTPVRFKALDKALMEAVEYGTSATGGAPGEGFDDSYRRLTLTADNTADLVAVGEEMEALAGGEQSVTATLRNDGPGWVQNQESDDLPGLLVQIPPGTVAIGVPKDCAPFGIDGPSGPQGTTGKPKYVCWPQDGTIDAGQSLAYTFMLKIEKSTQDTEGEIKASSVYGTAPAYDTNRANNTAMIGIDVPSDYEPGPSPSDGADGGSGNGGNGNAPEGQAAGGTGATASPSASASTGTTTGGSTGTTTGSTTGGNLASTGSDGTPLLAGAAAAAAVLGGGLVFAVRRRGAAKSA
- a CDS encoding SUKH-4 family immunity protein, encoding MSTTDTGSAVITLTESELDPWVTHASTRHWLTGPGLPCDSGVLSFAELSREGLRTVADSTGDPDDRLAAELREQLVIGGLLGPGGLETESVLLDGATGEISTTYVLRDRPDLMDRRPLAPSLRTLVRFAEATDELAGLRGQFASYAGRYGPKAVAQASQHLLAVFRDGADGEPAPFWKMAALIRPLSLVAGRGGASGLSLDLPHRLLDQEFGPGRTVRFEDVDFPATLTHEPTRRFLREVGLPEDAHVFSLDTDVPLATLAEYHADGDAPAELPAGAHRLIRLGHLVEDNSLVIDGATGAVLNWSEPEATLYPLNTDVSTLAFTLWLLHRERAIDAQSSHELTTETYDQLAMTMLQVLSTVDPTGVSAGRTVRHYWTDAFQDEAGGVL
- a CDS encoding xanthine dehydrogenase family protein molybdopterin-binding subunit, coding for MSNEAATAPAAAPAPEPLPHGIGASLPPADARAKTEGTFPYAADLWAEGLLWAAVLRSPHPHARILSIDTTHAREMPGVRAVVTHEDIPGRPLHGRGTADRPVFASEVVRHHGEPIAAVAADHPDTARMAAAAVIVEYEVLDPVTDPEQAFEAEPLHPDGNLIRHIPLRHGDPEAAGEIVVEGLYRIGRQDPAPIGAEAGLAVPRPDGGVELYLASTDPHADRDAAAAAFGLEPERVKVVVTGVPGATADREDQGFQLPLGLLALRTGCPVKLTATREESFLGHVHRHPTLLRYRHHADGEGRLVKVEAQILLDAGAYADTSSEALAAAVAFACGPYVVPNAFIEGWAVRTNNPPSGHVRGEGAMQVCAAYEAQMDKIAKKLGLDPAEVRLRNALATGDVLPTGQTVTCPAPVAELLQAVRDVELPPLPKDTPEDEWLLPGGPEGAGEPGAVRRGVGYGVGMVHMLGAEGADEVSTATVKVHDGVATVLCAAVETGQGFTTLARQIVQETLGVDEVHVAPVDTDQPPAGAGCRGRHTWVSGGAVERAAKMVRTQLLQPLAHKFGMSTELLQITDGKITSYDGVLSTTVTEALDGKELWATAQCRPHPTEPLNETGQGDAFVGMAFCAIRAVVDVDIEIGSVRVVELAVAQDVGRVLNPAQLAARIEAGVTQGVGIALTENLRTPRGIVRHPDLTGYALPTALDAPDIRIVRLVEERDVVAPFGAKAVSAVPVVTSPAAVASAVRAATGRPVNRLPIRPQAAVVTERG